CAAAGAGCGCAATAACTATTACAGAACACTCGAACATGCCCAGAAAGGTACACTTGATATCACGGATTACCTAAGCTGGTTCCTTGAGTGTATTGGTCAAGCAATTAGTACTGCGGCCCGCATGATCGAGATTTTGAAACGCAAGGCGTACTTCCAAGACGAGGTATTTCCGAAGCTAAATATTCGCCAAAGGGTGGTAATAGGCAAGTTGTTAGACGACTTTAAGGGCAAGCTCACACAAACAAAATGGAGCAAACTAGCAAAATGTACCAGAGACGCGGCAGAAAGTGATATAGATGACCTGTTGACCCGCGGAATACTTGTGAAAAATCTGTGTAACAGCCGTGTCGCGAGTTACTCGCTGGCGGGTGTCAGCAACAGCAATTACCGCGAAGCAATGGCGAAAGCAGCGGAAGATAATGAATTTATCGCAGACAGCAAAGAAGTTGAGCGGGATTTTACGACTCTCGACGCAGAGGTAACTAATTCTGATGAAGACTTAGCCCGATATGCCAATAAACCCACATACGGACGTGACGAAAACGGCGTTTTTCGACTATATCCGGATGGGCGCAAAAAATACTTCCGGGAGAAACGCTTCTGCATACTAAGTTGCCAACCACTGAATCCCCCACTGGAGGCGATAGAGATCACAATAAAAAGGGCTATCGCCAAGATTCATGCCGCCGGATTGTCAACAGTTCACTGCGACGAAAGAGGGCGCGTGTATTTACTTTACCCAGATGGACGTAAAAAATACTGTAAGCCAGTTAGATCGTCTTCAGAGCAAGAATCGGATGATTGACTGAACATAGAATAAAGAATTGACCAGGCACCAAGTTCTAAGTCATACAGGAGGGCAAAAGAATGAACCCCAAAATTTATATTACAGGGGATACCCATGGAATGATCGATTCCCCAAAACTCAACCTTGAATCTTTTCCAGTCCAAACTCTACTTACTCGGCAAGATTATGTTATTATCGCCGGTGATTTTGGCGGTGTCTGGACGGGAACAAACCAGGACGATGAGGTTCTTGATTGGTACAGCGAAAAACGCTTTACAGTGCTTTTTGTTGATGGAAATCATGAGGGGTTCGATGCTTTGGAACGTTATCCGATAGAGGATTGGAACGGCGGTAAAGTGCACCGCATTCGGCCAAACGTGCTTCATCTGATGAGGGGTCAGGTATTTGACCTTGGTGGTATGAAGTTCTTCGTTTTCGGTGGAGCGTTATCTGTAGATAAAGTATACCGCCAGGCCCATGTATCTTGGTGGCCGCAGGAAATACCGTCGAAAGCGGAAGAAGATGAAGCTTTGAGGAACCTTGAAAGGCACAACTTCATGGTCGATTTTGTCGTCACTCATACAGCGCCAACCCATATCAGCGAAAATTTGGCCCAGTTTCAAATAGATGATCCCACTTGCCGTATACTGGACCGGTTTGAACAGCTAATAAACTATAAGAAATGGTATTTTGGTCATTATCACAGAGATGTTGATATAAACGGCCAATTCGTAGCGCTTTTTAATCGGGTTGTGATAGTACAGCTTTTTGAGGGGGGTTAACTGTGTACGAATACCTGCGATGTGACTGCTGTAAGTATGTTCCGGATGAATTTGATATGGCCCAGACAGATTACTATTATTTGGAGGTATGCCATCACTGCGGGCGGAAAGTATGTCCATATTGTCTGATTGTTAGCGTAGCAACTTCAGCGGAAGAACTATTTCAGCAACTCAGAGAAAAAGACGAGGATAATTTGCGCTGGCAGGCTCGTTGTCTAATATGCAGCGGGAAGAATGATAATATTCGGGGGTTTCACGACGCTTTTACATTTTGGCGCGCGTTGAAGAGGGAATATGGGATGAAGCTTGACTTTTGAGTGGAGGAGTGACCGCAATGCGGTTGGTAGATGCTTTAGTTAAAGAATACGTCATGGTTGGCGAAAAGATTGAGGTCTATAGAAAGAAACTTACCAATGCTAGTATGAGGCATTTACAGACCGCACCCAAATGGTGCAAAAAAAATATATAGTAGAGAAAAAATGACCTGGGAAGAATGTTTAGGCAGATATGCGACCGTTATTTCACTAAGGCATGGTACATCACTTGTACTTTCTGTACAACTACTTATAAGCAATGGTGGGGAAGGCATAGATATCAATAAATACAAAAAACGATTCTGTCGCGCTAGGTGGAATGGGCCAATACGCGAAATACATGTCGAGTGTGTAGCTATTCGCGTAAGATTGCGGTAACGCCGTAAATTTATTTATGCCTTGCAGGAATTTTGCGGAAAAGATTGAATATGTTCTTAGAAAAACAGAACAGCGTACGACATAGTAGGACGCGATGGGTGGTGAGCTGGTTGGAAGACAAAGGTAAGAACAAAATAATACAATCTTTAGCTCGGGCGATGAGCATTCTGGAATATTTGGCCGATTGCAAGGGCGGTGACGGGCTGAGTAACATCAGTCGAGGTTTGGGTTTGAGCAAAAGTACCACTCATAGTCTTATATCAACAATGGAGCAGTTAGGATATGTGCACCAAGACCAGATTAGCGGTAAGTACGCCCTTGGCCTGAAAATTTTTGAACTTGGCCAAGTTGTGCACGCAAGCATGGATCTTCGCACAATTGCCATGCCTTATTTGCATTCTTTAGCCCAGAAGTATCAGGAAACGGTGCACTTAGCGGTACTATCCAGGGGCGAAGTGGTTTATATCGATAAGGTTGATAGCCCGCATTCAATTAGGATAATTTCTCATGTTGGCGGTCGCAATCCAGCTCACTGCACCGGTGTAGGCAAGGTTCTGCTCGCCGGACTCCCAGAAGAGGAGATGGAGAGGGTTATCCGCGATAAGAAGCTGCAACGCTTTACGCCCAATACCGTTACCGACCCGGTCAAGCTTAAAGCCCACCTGGCCAAAGTCCGTCAAGAGGGATACGCAGAGGATCGGGAGGAAATTGAAATTGGACTGAGCTGTGTAGCGGCCCCACTGAAG
The DNA window shown above is from Sporomusaceae bacterium and carries:
- a CDS encoding IclR family transcriptional regulator yields the protein MEDKGKNKIIQSLARAMSILEYLADCKGGDGLSNISRGLGLSKSTTHSLISTMEQLGYVHQDQISGKYALGLKIFELGQVVHASMDLRTIAMPYLHSLAQKYQETVHLAVLSRGEVVYIDKVDSPHSIRIISHVGGRNPAHCTGVGKVLLAGLPEEEMERVIRDKKLQRFTPNTVTDPVKLKAHLAKVRQEGYAEDREEIEIGLSCVAAPLKNHRGVVIAAISLSGPTGRVANGNIHDLTTDVVDAARLISAQLGYKD
- a CDS encoding Fic family protein, with protein sequence TRCSNRNNSNPSPQTCKFQTPLSCKIKSALTCREPLTTTRLFAWHSGLFPSGTSELKKIRAGAWRTDEAGPMRVISGPVGREKIHYEAPQANRIEAEMAAFLEWFNGNDVTNLVLRAGIAHLWFVTIHPFEDGNGRIARAIANMLLARSEHGPMLFYSLSEQIFKERNNYYRTLEHAQKGTLDITDYLSWFLECIGQAISTAARMIEILKRKAYFQDEVFPKLNIRQRVVIGKLLDDFKGKLTQTKWSKLAKCTRDAAESDIDDLLTRGILVKNLCNSRVASYSLAGVSNSNYREAMAKAAEDNEFIADSKEVERDFTTLDAEVTNSDEDLARYANKPTYGRDENGVFRLYPDGRKKYFREKRFCILSCQPLNPPLEAIEITIKRAIAKIHAAGLSTVHCDERGRVYLLYPDGRKKYCKPVRSSSEQESDD
- a CDS encoding metallophosphoesterase; this encodes MNPKIYITGDTHGMIDSPKLNLESFPVQTLLTRQDYVIIAGDFGGVWTGTNQDDEVLDWYSEKRFTVLFVDGNHEGFDALERYPIEDWNGGKVHRIRPNVLHLMRGQVFDLGGMKFFVFGGALSVDKVYRQAHVSWWPQEIPSKAEEDEALRNLERHNFMVDFVVTHTAPTHISENLAQFQIDDPTCRILDRFEQLINYKKWYFGHYHRDVDINGQFVALFNRVVIVQLFEGG